One region of Chryseobacterium sp. SORGH_AS_0447 genomic DNA includes:
- a CDS encoding sensor histidine kinase, with the protein MGKTELLITIILFNIFFLFFVVAVMVYIRKYKQRKKEYLNEIEVKNEIHKRELLATQLEIQQATMQQIGRELHDNIGQKLTLVSLYTQQLLYENKVPEVSERIDQVSQIINQSLQDLRSLSKTLTDDNINQKEIVTLIQEEADNTNAFKKCHVDFKHNFQQLDLGFVHKNVLLRITQEFIQNSIKHSQCRNIFISLNTSEESLWELNIHDDGIGFDRSNITSNGIGLTNMKNRAEIIGAQFSLESEKNKGTTLNIILKRQP; encoded by the coding sequence ATGGGGAAAACAGAACTACTAATAACCATTATTCTTTTTAATATATTCTTCCTGTTTTTTGTAGTTGCAGTGATGGTCTACATCCGGAAATACAAACAGCGAAAGAAAGAATACCTGAATGAAATTGAAGTAAAAAACGAAATCCATAAACGGGAGCTGCTGGCCACACAACTGGAAATCCAACAGGCAACGATGCAGCAGATCGGGCGCGAGCTTCACGACAACATCGGCCAAAAACTCACTTTGGTAAGCCTTTACACCCAGCAGCTTTTGTATGAAAACAAGGTTCCCGAGGTAAGCGAAAGAATAGACCAGGTTTCACAGATCATCAACCAGTCACTACAGGATCTGAGGAGCCTTTCAAAAACGCTGACGGATGATAACATCAACCAAAAAGAAATCGTAACTTTAATCCAGGAAGAAGCGGACAATACCAATGCATTTAAAAAGTGCCATGTTGATTTTAAACATAACTTTCAGCAGCTTGACCTGGGATTTGTCCACAAAAATGTACTGCTGAGAATTACGCAGGAATTTATTCAGAACAGCATCAAACATTCCCAGTGCCGGAATATCTTCATTAGCCTGAACACTTCTGAAGAGTCGCTTTGGGAACTGAACATTCATGATGACGGCATCGGGTTCGACCGGTCGAACATTACCTCAAACGGGATCGGGCTTACCAATATGAAAAACAGGGCCGAGATCATCGGAGCCCAATTCAGCCTTGAAAGTGAGAAAAACAAAGGAACCACGCTCAACATTATTTTAAAAAGACAGCCATGA
- a CDS encoding response regulator transcription factor encodes MKKTIVIVDDHVLIAKALEGIIGNFKEFEVIYVAENGKDLIQKFENNSKIPDIILLDISMPIMDGFETVLWLKENHSSIKVMALSMQGDDKSVIKMIKNGAKGYLLKNTHPKELENALTKLNEDGFFYPEWASKIIFSNLNNEDPAGNIRISDREKEFLRYTVTELSYKEIADKMCCSPRTVESYRDQLCDKLDLKTRVGLAVFAIKNGFAES; translated from the coding sequence ATGAAAAAAACGATAGTGATCGTTGATGATCACGTCCTTATCGCCAAAGCACTGGAAGGAATTATCGGAAATTTTAAAGAATTTGAAGTCATTTACGTGGCGGAAAACGGTAAAGATCTTATTCAGAAATTTGAAAACAACAGTAAAATCCCCGACATTATTCTTTTAGACATCAGCATGCCCATTATGGACGGCTTTGAAACCGTTCTCTGGCTGAAGGAAAACCATTCGTCCATTAAAGTAATGGCACTGAGTATGCAGGGGGATGATAAAAGCGTAATTAAAATGATTAAGAACGGGGCCAAAGGGTACCTCCTTAAAAATACACACCCGAAAGAACTGGAAAATGCTTTGACCAAATTAAATGAAGACGGCTTTTTCTATCCCGAATGGGCTTCGAAAATCATTTTTTCCAATCTGAACAATGAAGATCCGGCAGGCAACATCCGCATTTCGGACCGTGAAAAGGAATTCCTGAGATATACCGTTACCGAGCTCAGCTATAAGGAAATCGCCGATAAAATGTGCTGCAGTCCGCGAACAGTGGAAAGCTACCGCGATCAGCTCTGTGATAAGCTGGATCTGAAAACCCGTGTCGGCCTGGCAGTCTTTGCTATTAAAAACGGATTTGCGGAATCTTAA
- a CDS encoding zinc metalloprotease: MKKLVLGALMLGFMSACNSDNLSNQNEESQNNLTASTSGTALRRGCASEEIRKNALQSSAELRQKYSELESRTEKFENDLKLGKVLSDGSVEIPVVVNVLYRTSSENLSDSRIAEQIAVLNADYAGSNSDAYKIPNEFQGVKAGDVKVRFRLANTVRKSTTKTSWSTNDAMKKSSSGGIDATSPSNYLNIWVVGNMGQILGYATFPESAGLWNDGVVIAAPYFGKTGASSPFNLGRTATHEVGHYLNLRHIWGDANCGNDLVADTPTQTGANSGKPSYPLYNTCSGTQRSVMFMNYMDYVDDAAMFMFSAGQRSRMQSVVASSGARSGLRLY, translated from the coding sequence ATGAAAAAGTTAGTACTCGGAGCGCTTATGCTTGGCTTCATGTCTGCCTGCAACAGCGACAATCTTTCCAACCAAAATGAGGAATCTCAAAACAACCTTACCGCTTCCACTTCGGGAACTGCATTAAGAAGAGGCTGCGCTTCTGAAGAAATCAGAAAAAATGCCCTTCAGAGCAGTGCCGAACTGAGACAAAAATATTCAGAACTGGAATCCAGAACCGAAAAATTCGAAAATGACCTGAAACTCGGAAAAGTATTGTCTGACGGTTCGGTAGAAATTCCGGTGGTGGTAAATGTATTATACAGAACTTCTTCGGAAAACCTTTCCGACTCGCGTATTGCCGAGCAGATCGCGGTCCTGAATGCCGATTATGCAGGAAGCAACAGCGACGCCTACAAAATCCCGAACGAATTCCAGGGTGTAAAAGCGGGTGATGTAAAAGTAAGATTCAGACTGGCTAATACCGTAAGAAAATCGACTACAAAAACCAGCTGGAGCACCAATGACGCCATGAAAAAATCGTCCAGCGGAGGGATCGACGCCACCAGCCCATCCAATTACCTGAACATTTGGGTAGTAGGAAATATGGGACAAATTTTGGGCTATGCTACTTTCCCTGAATCTGCGGGATTATGGAATGACGGCGTGGTAATCGCAGCACCTTACTTCGGAAAAACAGGAGCTTCTTCACCGTTTAATCTAGGACGAACCGCTACCCACGAAGTTGGTCACTACCTCAACCTAAGACACATCTGGGGCGATGCCAATTGTGGAAACGACCTGGTAGCCGATACCCCTACCCAGACCGGAGCCAACTCAGGAAAACCGAGCTACCCGCTTTACAATACCTGCAGCGGTACCCAGAGATCGGTGATGTTCATGAACTATATGGATTATGTAGATGATGCGGCGATGTTTATGTTCTCTGCCGGACAGAGATCCAGAATGCAGTCGGTAGTTGCTTCTTCAGGAGCAAGATCCGGACTGAGACTTTATTAA
- a CDS encoding M1 family metallopeptidase produces the protein MKRIILGVVLLASWQLSAQELYMPRNIKKAYENGTRDRSGAPGKNYWQNKGMYNVEVKVDANSKVVSGKETIVYTNNSPNALNELAIRFVNNLHKPQAPRSGMVSKDFLSSGLHIKSFVVNGEKYTVNSDDWGTVEKIKLNTALKSKAKAEVKIEWEYPLSVQSGREGQIDPETFYVAYSFPRISVYDDYNGWDMLPHSDRQEFYNDFNDYSFAITAPKNYVVWATGDFLNPEAVLQPEYLKRYKSSLKSDKVIHIANEHEMKSGKVTKPNKWNVWKFKASHITDFCFALSNHYVWDGASVQLKTKRASVQAGYKNGAKDFEHYVEWMRYNLDWFSKNWPGVEYPYNAMTAIQGYADMEYPMMINDTSIPDDFQDARLTADHEIAHTYFPFYMGINETRYAFMDEGWATTLEYLIGIDENGEAKAKEFYQNFRVKRWINDPSAEQDQPIISMSTQVSGAGYGNNSYVKASLSYLALKDYLGDDLFKKALHHYMNNWNGKHPIPWDYFNSMNTGSGKNLNWFFNNWFYTNNYIDLKVTNAAQVNDLLTVNVENAGGFAIPFDAVINYEDGTVEKLHFSPAVWEKDQKQMVLTVPIKKKVKAVQLDGGIFMDYTPADNQKAL, from the coding sequence ATGAAGAGAATTATTTTGGGCGTTGTGCTTTTGGCTTCATGGCAGCTTTCCGCACAGGAACTGTATATGCCGAGAAATATTAAAAAAGCATACGAAAACGGGACCCGCGACAGATCGGGTGCTCCGGGAAAGAACTATTGGCAGAATAAAGGAATGTATAATGTCGAGGTAAAAGTAGATGCCAATTCGAAGGTGGTTTCAGGAAAAGAAACGATTGTCTATACCAACAACAGCCCGAATGCACTTAATGAACTGGCCATACGGTTCGTCAATAATCTCCATAAACCGCAGGCGCCGAGATCCGGAATGGTTTCAAAAGACTTCCTTTCGTCCGGATTACATATCAAATCCTTTGTCGTAAATGGCGAAAAGTATACGGTAAACAGTGACGACTGGGGAACGGTAGAAAAAATAAAGCTGAATACGGCTTTAAAGTCCAAAGCTAAAGCGGAGGTGAAAATAGAATGGGAATATCCGCTGTCGGTACAGAGTGGGAGAGAAGGGCAGATTGATCCTGAAACATTTTATGTTGCCTATTCTTTCCCGAGGATTTCCGTATACGACGATTATAATGGCTGGGATATGCTTCCGCATTCCGACCGTCAGGAGTTTTACAATGATTTTAATGACTACAGCTTTGCCATTACCGCCCCGAAAAATTATGTCGTATGGGCGACCGGGGACTTTCTGAATCCCGAAGCCGTTCTTCAGCCGGAATATCTGAAGCGATACAAATCTTCTTTAAAAAGCGATAAAGTGATTCACATCGCGAACGAACATGAGATGAAATCTGGAAAAGTGACCAAGCCGAATAAGTGGAATGTCTGGAAATTCAAAGCCAGCCACATCACCGATTTTTGTTTTGCTTTAAGCAACCACTATGTCTGGGACGGGGCGAGCGTACAGCTGAAAACCAAAAGGGCCAGCGTGCAGGCAGGATATAAAAACGGAGCCAAGGATTTTGAGCATTATGTAGAATGGATGCGCTACAACCTCGATTGGTTCTCGAAGAACTGGCCGGGGGTGGAATATCCATACAATGCAATGACAGCGATCCAGGGGTATGCCGATATGGAGTACCCGATGATGATCAATGATACCAGCATTCCGGATGATTTCCAGGACGCCAGGCTTACCGCCGACCATGAAATTGCGCATACTTATTTCCCTTTCTATATGGGGATCAACGAAACGCGTTATGCTTTCATGGATGAGGGCTGGGCAACCACCCTGGAATACCTGATCGGGATTGATGAAAACGGTGAAGCGAAAGCCAAAGAATTTTACCAGAATTTCAGGGTAAAAAGATGGATCAACGATCCTTCTGCCGAACAGGACCAGCCGATTATTTCCATGAGTACCCAGGTGAGTGGCGCAGGCTACGGAAACAATTCGTATGTAAAAGCTTCCCTGTCTTATCTTGCTTTGAAAGATTATCTGGGCGACGATCTCTTCAAAAAAGCATTACATCATTACATGAACAACTGGAACGGAAAGCATCCGATTCCTTGGGATTATTTCAATTCGATGAATACAGGATCAGGAAAAAACCTGAACTGGTTCTTTAATAATTGGTTCTACACCAACAATTATATCGATCTGAAAGTAACCAATGCTGCGCAAGTGAATGATCTTCTGACGGTAAATGTTGAAAATGCAGGTGGTTTTGCGATTCCTTTTGATGCAGTAATTAATTATGAGGACGGAACGGTAGAAAAACTGCATTTCTCTCCGGCGGTCTGGGAAAAAGACCAGAAACAGATGGTACTCACCGTGCCGATTAAAAAGAAAGTGAAAGCGGTACAGTTGGATGGCGGTATTTTTATGGATTATACCCCGGCTGACAATCAGAAAGCTTTATAA
- a CDS encoding endonuclease/exonuclease/phosphatase family protein: MNLKFSIVFLLAFACGFSQDLKVMSFNIRLNVDSDKENSWTNRKEDVADLLTYYHPDYFGVQEALPEQMKDIKNGLKNYDYVGVGRDDGKEKGEFSAIFYDTDRLKVVNSGTFWLSETPEKPSKGWDAALNRICTYAVFKDKKSGKEFMALNLHFDHVGNVARVRSSELILKKIKEINPKNLPVTVSGDFNLTEDSEPIKIMSKNLQDSFYHSETKHYGPKGTFTGFNVNEVPKERIDYIFVKGFRIKSHRHINDRRENLLYPSDHFPVLAELQFVK; the protein is encoded by the coding sequence ATGAACTTAAAATTTTCAATCGTATTTCTATTGGCTTTTGCATGTGGCTTTTCACAGGACCTCAAAGTAATGAGCTTCAATATCAGGCTGAATGTGGATTCGGATAAGGAAAATTCCTGGACCAACCGGAAAGAGGATGTGGCGGATCTGCTGACGTACTATCATCCAGATTATTTCGGAGTACAGGAAGCGCTGCCGGAGCAGATGAAAGATATCAAGAACGGTCTGAAGAATTACGATTATGTAGGTGTAGGCAGGGATGATGGAAAAGAAAAAGGCGAGTTCTCAGCAATTTTTTATGATACGGATAGGCTAAAGGTCGTTAATTCCGGAACCTTCTGGCTTTCCGAAACGCCGGAAAAGCCGTCGAAAGGATGGGATGCCGCTTTGAACAGGATTTGTACTTATGCGGTTTTCAAAGATAAAAAATCAGGAAAGGAATTTATGGCGCTTAATCTTCATTTTGATCATGTCGGAAATGTGGCACGGGTAAGATCTTCGGAACTGATCCTGAAGAAAATCAAGGAGATCAATCCTAAAAATTTACCGGTCACCGTAAGCGGAGATTTCAACCTGACGGAAGATTCGGAACCGATTAAAATTATGTCGAAAAACTTACAGGACTCTTTCTACCATTCCGAAACGAAACATTACGGACCAAAAGGAACGTTCACCGGATTCAATGTGAATGAAGTTCCAAAAGAAAGAATCGATTATATTTTTGTAAAAGGGTTCAGGATAAAATCCCACCGTCATATCAATGACCGAAGAGAAAACCTGCTGTATCCTTCAGACCACTTTCCGGTATTGGCGGAATTGCAGTTTGTGAAATAA
- a CDS encoding SDR family oxidoreductase — protein MNLYTQPMLREGALKDKVAIVTGGGSGLGKAMTKYFLELGAKVVITSRNLEKLQGTAKELEEETGGKVLCVACDVRNWDEVEAMKEATLKEFGRIDILLNNAAGNFISPTERLTHSAFDSILDIVLKGTKNCTLSIGKHWIDSKTPGTVLNIVTTYSWTGSAYVVPSACAKAGVLAMTRSLAVEWAKYGIRFNAIAPGPFPTKGAWDRLLPGDLQEKFDMRKKVPLRRVGEHQELANLAAYLVSDYSAYMNGEVVTIDGGEWLQGAGEFNMLEDIPQEMWDALEAMIKSKKSN, from the coding sequence ATGAATCTCTATACACAACCTATGCTTCGTGAAGGAGCTTTAAAAGATAAAGTAGCCATTGTAACCGGAGGCGGAAGCGGCCTGGGAAAAGCCATGACCAAATATTTTCTCGAACTGGGCGCCAAAGTAGTCATTACCTCCAGAAACCTGGAGAAACTGCAAGGGACGGCCAAAGAACTGGAAGAAGAAACCGGAGGCAAAGTACTTTGTGTAGCTTGCGACGTGCGGAACTGGGATGAGGTAGAAGCCATGAAAGAAGCAACTCTGAAAGAATTCGGAAGAATTGATATCCTGTTGAATAATGCTGCCGGAAATTTTATTTCCCCTACCGAAAGGCTTACCCATTCTGCCTTCGATTCCATTTTGGATATTGTATTAAAAGGAACAAAAAACTGTACCCTTTCCATCGGGAAACACTGGATCGATTCCAAAACACCGGGAACGGTTTTAAATATTGTGACCACCTATTCCTGGACGGGTTCTGCCTATGTGGTTCCGTCGGCCTGTGCAAAAGCCGGGGTATTGGCCATGACAAGATCCTTGGCGGTAGAGTGGGCCAAATACGGAATCCGTTTCAACGCCATTGCTCCGGGACCGTTCCCGACGAAAGGAGCCTGGGACAGGCTGTTGCCGGGAGACCTTCAGGAGAAATTCGATATGCGGAAAAAAGTACCGCTGAGGAGAGTAGGCGAACATCAGGAGCTGGCTAACCTTGCTGCTTATCTGGTATCCGATTATTCAGCCTACATGAATGGGGAAGTGGTGACGATCGATGGTGGCGAATGGCTACAGGGCGCCGGAGAATTCAATATGCTGGAAGATATTCCGCAGGAAATGTGGGATGCGCTGGAAGCAATGATTAAATCGAAAAAATCAAACTAA